The Longimicrobium sp. genomic sequence CTGGACGGCGGCCGGGGGCTGTCGGAGGTAGCGACGGAGCTCGGGCTGAGCACGGGGCAGCTGAGCACCTGGCGCAGCGAGCACCTGGCGGCTGGATCGGCTGAGGCACTCGCCCAGCGCAAGGCCGAGGAGGCGGAGACGCAGCGGCTACGGCGAGAGGTGAAGCGGCTGGAGGAGGAGAACCTGATCCTGCGCAAGGCCGCGGCGGTTTTTGCCAGGGGGATCGCGTGACGAAGTACGCCTTCGTGTCGGCCGAGCGGGCGAACCACGCCGTGGCCACGCTGTGCCGGGTTGTCGGCGTGAGCGTAGCCGGCTTCTACGCTTGGCTGCGCGCGATCCCCACCCTCCAGAGCAAGGCCGAGGCGGAAGCCGAACTGCGCGGGCACATTGGCCGCATCTTCGCCGGCCGCAGGCGGGTCTACGGCTCGCCGCGGGTCCATGCTGAGCTGCGGCGAGAGGGCCGGCTGCATTCGCGCCGGCGCATCGAGCGGCTGATGCGCGAGATGGGCCTGTCCGGCCGCCAGGGCCGCCGCCGCACACCCCGGACCACGGACAGCCGCCACGACCTCCCGGTCGCCCCGAACCTGCTGGATCGCAACTTCACGGCGGAG encodes the following:
- a CDS encoding IS3 family transposase (programmed frameshift), with the protein product MAEKRTRRSFTREFKAQAVKRLLDGGRGLSEVATELGLSTGQLSTWRSEHLAAGSAEALAQRKAEEAETQRLRREVKRLEEENLILRKAAAFCQGDRVTKYAFVSAERANHAVATLCRVVGVSVAGFYAWLRAIPTLQSKAEAEAELRGHIGRIFAGRRRVYGSPRVHAELRREGRLHSRRRIERLMREMGLSGRQGRRRTPRTTDSRHDLPVAPNLLDRNFTAERPDQVWLADISYIPTGEGFLYLAAIKDMATRQIVGWSMADHLKAGLCVDALVMALQHHPPPPGLLHHSDRGVQYASEPYRAVLERHGITQSMSRRGNCLDNAPMESFFASLKTEHVHQIRFHTREEAKAAVFDYIEVFYNRQRLHSGVGYRTPVEARASMEGIAMRTAA